Sequence from the Lepidochelys kempii isolate rLepKem1 chromosome 7, rLepKem1.hap2, whole genome shotgun sequence genome:
AGTTTAGACCCTTGTAATCTGGATCTGTTGTGCCATGTAGACAAAGCCctcaatctgcagcaaaggagatttaggttagatattaggaaaaacgatctaactgtaaggatagttaaacactggaataggcttccaaggaagattgtggaatccccattgttggagaacaggttagacaaacacctgtcagggatgatctagctATACTTTGTCCTAACTCACTGCATtgggctggattagatgaccacTCGATGTCCCtgccagtcctacatttctaagattctaATTTTATTGTGTTATGGtaattttcctttatttcttaattatttccAGGTACATGGCCGGGGAGGCTATGATTCTGATTTTAGTGATGATGAGAGTGGAGAGAAATCTGACCAAAGGAATAAAAGGTAATGCATTGTAATACTGGCATTGTACATTACGTTTCTTGTGTGCATATGACTTATAGCTATATATATAGAATACCCTCATTTTTTAACTCTGACATAGTGAAGCTgttcatgaaaaataaaaatatacgtTTGATTCCTATGCCACTGCCTCCTCAGGCTTGTCAGAGCATGTTGTCTCCAAGGAGCAACTGAGAAAGATCAGTTCTGCCACGTCCATCTGGTGTCTGTATGCCTCTAATATCTCACAGCTGAGTGCTTCATTTTTCCAAGCACTAGCATCAACGGCTGGGTTTTGGCTGCTCTGTTCAATTTCGTATCACTTTGTTACCACCCGCCAGGACTTGTGGAGCTGCAAAGAGAGATCAAAAGAACCAAGGCCAGGTGGCAGCAGGCTTTGTAGGAATAAAACACCTACCTCATGGAAAGGAAACACTAACGCTGCTTGATTATTATTTAATTTCTTCTATTCTGTTCTCTCTGTTAAGCCTGGCTTCAAGAGACCAACAAATTGGGTCAGTTAACTTACACTTAGCCCTTGAGATGCTCATTTAAGCTCAGCCTTGTCAATTTCATTTAGCGATTCATACACTTTGTGACCCTGAATTTTGCTGTCTGACCATCTTCTTTTATTGGGGAAGTTTTTTCTGCTGTGGCACTGTGCTTCCTTGACAGTTCACCCACAACACTACAGATTTGTTCTGAATTGATTCAGGAATTATTTTTTTGTTCCAGGATCTGTTTGTGACTCTTTCCTTAATCTTCTGTCAGGCTCCATTCCAGTCAGGTTTTCTGGGACCTTTTCGGGGAGCCTTTTATATTTTTCTGTAGTGGAAGTAAGGGGAAATGTTTTGTAGTGTCtgactccattttgtagctgacCTTGAAGGTGCTTTAACCATTAAATAAACTTaggtgttttttctctttttagaaTTTTTAGCTGTCTTCTATTAAAATATTGACCCTTTTGTTCAGTTTTAACGTTTTTCCAAGTGCCTTAATTAACCATTCTAGTTGCTAGATGAAATATTAAACATTGGGAGCTGTTTCAAAGAAATCATCTTCTCTACCCTTTGTTCTGGCATGCAGCCagagcgatgtaagttacattgacttaaagcAGTGTCCACTCtgcgctatgtcagcgggagatgctctcctgccaacatagtttccgcctcttgcggaggtggagtaattatgctgacgggagagcactGTCCTGTCAGCATAGCGTATCTTCATCAGATATTCTACAGCAGCGCAGCTCcgttggtgcagctgtgccactgcaacATGGTAGTATAGACTTGTCTTAACAAGAGGCAAACAACGCTAATCTATACAACAACCTTTTCCTTAGAACATTCAAGGTGCTGACTACCCAAGCTGACTTTGGTGTACTAGAACTTATTGTATATGAAAACTTTCTGAATAATTTATTCCTTACTTTTTCCCCATGCATAGGACAAGTAATGAAGATGCCCTACTCATAAAACCATTCCAGAAAGTAAAACAGGTCAAGGTGGCTGACAGACAAATTGCAGCAGAAGAATGGGATAGGTAATGGTCACTTCTATCGgagatttttatatttaaactgaacttttactcaagcaaaattattatttctgttaACAGGGAAGAAGCAAGAAATAGGAGATTTCATTTGATAGCCATGGATGCTGTATCCTTTGATTATTTGTTTATATTGGTAAAAACACATTCTCAGCTTTTCAACTTTTCTTTCAGTTGGGGAGAAATGCTCCTGTCAGGGACACTTTCATGTGAGTCTCCTTGTTGCCTGGGGAATTTCCATGCACCAGCAGAGACTGGGTATTGTTTCCTATCATCATCTGTCCACCACCGATAACTAGGTATTTTGGATCCACCtatgaaaggggtttccaaactgTCCCTCATTGCAGTTAGTGTTTAAGTTGTAGCTGTGAGTTCCATATCTAAGACTCAATTACTAAACATGTGGTGTTGGATCAAGATACTTTGATTTTTAGCGCAAGCAGACCTTGCTGCTTCACAATTCTATCTGAGACTATCATTATCTGAATAAACTTATATTTCTGCTGGAAGGCCAAGAACACAATAATTAATCCAAAAGACAGTTCAAGAAAGGATTATCCCAAGTAGTGTCCTCCACAGATGTGATACTGTACACCTGTTTAATAtcacattttgtttattttagctCTTTTATTTTGAATGGCATAATCAGGTTTGATTACTTTAATGCTTCAGTCCTAAACTACTGTCTTCATTAGCTACAACATTTcccttttaacatatttttctttgaagtttagcatgaaaataattatttttacagtgaaacTAACCAGTTATATAGTAGATAGGGGAAAGATCATATAACTCCTCTGTTGAACTTTCCATCAAGTCATCTTTACTATTGCCTAGCAGTTGCTCTTTGGAATTTAGCAGTAGGGGGATGTAGCATTTTGTGGCAGATTGCACTCATTTAATTGAATTGAAAAGAATGTAATACACCTGACAGATTTGTGTGATTTATCTGCCATAAGTGATGTAAGCTATTTTATAGGCTGCCAATCCAGTTTGGTAAAAACATCCTCCAGGACATATCTGCAACCATCTTTATGTTTGGAGGATTTGTAATACTGTATGACCTTTATGTTAAGCACATACAGATTTGTTCAATGATCCTATGAAATAGTTATTTTGAAGGTACTGTAGTAATGCTGCTTCTGCTTGATATTGTGCTCATATTCCTCTCACTAGCACAGAGAAATCACTGTAACGGGGTTCCCGTGATGCAGCCTGGATTGTGTAAtcgctgagccctctgtcccactAACCTGGGTTATCCGTCTCAGTGGTGAATATAGGGGTTCCAGGGTGCCactctgaggtacagagtgtcataACGACCAGAGACTTGCCGTATTGCATGATGAAATTCAAATAGCCCTGTGTAAGTCTTAgcattgttgttttttattattatctaTCTAGTGTCTCAGTAGCCGAAGTGAATTAGTTTCCTGCCTGATATGGCCATGATTGTAAATTATTTGGAAACAGTAGAACTTGTATTTTTTTAGTTATATTGGGATTAATATGGGTATATTGTGTGGACTTGTGGCAATCCATATGTGGAGCATGCAAACATTTGGAGATGCCACGTTTCATTGCAATAGAGAGAAATTGTCATTTGTGCTACTTAATTCAGACTTACTCTTCAGCTCGGTCTTCATTTTTAAGAAACGCTCGTACTTTGTCAGGTCTATCTCAAAAATCTTGAGTACACACAGTGCCACGAACTAAAGGCACATTTACAAGATGACGATGTTCTGAGCTGAACTGTGTTAACCTGTTTCTTGTTCTGTattgtttagattgtaaattcttcggGGCAGGGAATTTGTcttatattttgtttttgctgtgtaaGTTGATAGAGCTATAAATGTTTTATAATAATGTGATGTCCTGGCTAAAGGCCAGAAGGTTCATTGACCAAAAAAGGATAAAATCCAGTAGCTCTAGCTGAGTGAGCTATGCTTAGGTAACAAAATCAGGTGTTCCTCCAAAATTATTAACCATGCTGTGTCAcctttacattattttttctgCACTCATTCTACATAGTCATCTGCACGTGGCTAATGATCCTCAAGTTGTAAAAACAAGCAGTTGAAGAAGCTGTGATTAAAGAGCCCGTAGTAGAATTCGTTAGCCATAGTGTTTCtgttttcatggaactttgtatAAGTGCCAGATTTGGATAATTTCTCTACTGCTACCATCTTATTCTTTTCCTCCAGTTGTAGGGGCAAGTCAGTTGCCTACCATTATCAAAGTTGATAATGGTGACAAAGAAGCTGGAGTTCCTTGAAGTTAGTCAGCTTCATCATGATGTATACAGTCTGTAGCCTTGCTAAATAAAGGCACCTAACTGTATTCTTGAATTTAAGTCTTTAATTTTTGAAGAATAACATTaagattgacaggtttcagagtagcagccgtgttagtctgtattcgcaaaaagaaaaagagtacttgtggcaccttagagactaacaaatttatttgagcataagctttcgtgagctacagctcatttcatcggatgcattcagtggaaaatacagtggggagatttatatacacagagaacatgaaacaatgggtgttaccatacacactgtaatgagagtgatcaggtaaggtgagctattaccagcaggtgagcggggggagggggggagccttttgtagtgataatcaaggtgggccatttccagcagttgacaagaacgtctgaggaacagtggggggggataaacatggggaaatggttttactttgtgtaatgacccatccactcccagtctccattcaagcttaagttaattgtatccagtttgcatattaattccaattcaacagtctcttgttggagtctgtttttgaagtttttttgttgaagaattgccacttttaggtctgtaatcgagtgaccagagagattgaagtgttctctaactggtttttgaatgttataattcttgacttctgatttgtgtccatttattcttttacgtagagactgtccagtttgaccaatgtacatggcagaagggcattgctggcacatgatggcatatatcacattggtagatgtgcaggtgaacgagcctctgatattgtggctgatgtgattaggccctatgatggtgtcacatTTGGAAACTTCTACCAAAAAATACATGTACAATATTTTATTCTATAAAATGATTTTAATGCAGGCAGTAGGTTGACAGAAATGAATTCTTATTGAACTCAATTTAACATGTGGCTTAAGAACATGCCAGAAAGATAATTTATTTCCAATTCTGTAGTTCCATAAATGTCTGAGAAATTTGTTATATATTTTAGGttattgttttactgttttatttccatttgtGGAGGTGCTTATTTCTAGAATAACGTGATTGTTTATATGGTTTTGCTTTTGCTTGTgaacaagcaaaaacaaaaccatataaACAATCGCATTATTCTAGAAACAAGCACCTCCACAAATGGAAATAAAACGTGTCAAATTACATCTGTAAAACTGTTAGGACATTTCTATCTCAATATAATTTCCTGTAACTTGGTATTGTGGTCCTAAAGAAGTTATCTACTGAAGTTTGTTATTGCTTTTACACTGACACTGAAAAGTACATAAAAATGCCTCATTTTATtagtaattttatatttatatcagGCAAAAATGATACAGATATATTTTAAACCAAAGTTGGAGTATCATGGAACTCTAGTTTGAATGCAGTGGACTACACAGTAAAGGCTGGATTAAAGATCTGTTGTACATCTTCAAATATACTAAAAAATATTATAAGGGTGTAGCATGTGGATGGGTTTTACAATTTAAATTCTGTCCTAAAATTCTTCTGTTGAGAATTAATTTATAATAAGAGTTCTTTAAACTTcctttccattaaaattaattttggtaATAGCTTCTTTAAATCCTTTATACTGTAGAAACAATTTTGTACTAATCTTTTTATCTGAGGTAATGGTAGTGTGAAGCCAAATAAACCAGCCGTGGAGTGAGAGAGAACACTGAAAATAAATTCCTTAATTTTGCTTTATTCAGTATGCAAGACATAAAAAGTTTGTGAATGACTACATTTTATACTATGGTGGCAAAAAGGAGGACTTCCAACGTTCAGGGTAAGTACCGTTAGAGAACATACTTACCTGTTTTATAATACAGCTAAAATATATGCTGGGTAATTAATTCTGTGGCCAGAGATTTATTTGTGTATCGAAACATTAACCTTTTTGCTAAAATGTACCAACTATGGTAGTTGTAAATATCTGAATTAGATGTGGAGAATTGTTAGTTGTCTTGATTTAACTTTATACAATTTGTATCTATACATGAAAAGTTAGATGAAATTCAGATGggagtttttatttttgtgttatgTAGATTAAAAGACAACACATGGAGGGTGTATCTAAAATAATCCAGTATTTGCTGAGTGTTCAACTCTCATTCCTAGAATGTCAAATGCTGCTCTGATAGTAGAAAATGACAATCTTGTACTCAGACTTCTGGGTTGCAGCACATAATGGTGAAATAACTGCTTGCAGGTAGTAAAATTGTTTGCCATTTGGAGTACAGGGCAATTTTTAAAGGATAATTATCAAATTTACCAAAGTCACGAGAGGCTAGTTACTAGGGTTGAGGTTTCCTAAGAATTGCAGGCAGTTATTTACACATTCTTCATTAATGTTAATGAAGATGTGTGGATAAATCCCCTGCACTGTTTTGGCAATCTGAACCCAGGAGACTTGTGAAGTCTGGAATATCACTAAACATCTGCCCAGGGAAGCTAAACCCTTGTTCTGAGCTGCAGATAATCCtctttttatgttttaaacaTAACTTTTCATATAGAATTAAATCTCACACAGTTTTAATAGTTATGAGTGACTTTAACGTTGGAAGCAAGCTCTTTTATTCTTTTAGGAAAAAAGTTAGTGAATAATACTTGTTCTCATGAACAACTGTTGCTTCTTAAAAGTATCTCCCAGTATGGCCAACTCAATAAATAATACAAGGAATTATAAAATACCACTGTTTGCCAAATGATCTGATTATTTTGTTTCTGGTGctgtaaaatttaattttaatactaGATCTGCTTTTTAAGAAAAATGtaccctttcacagagcaagtgACAAGACAGACCTTGATATTGTAAGAGAAAACTATAGATTCCTGTGGAAAGAGGAAGATGCTGTGGACATGAATTGGTAACTTGGGCTataataaaacattatttttagatcactttgtatttttctttttcctcattcaTTAAAAATTGCCATGCATATTTGTTCTTATTGCTTTGAACtcttaataaattaaaaaagggTAGGAGATAAAGTAATACAGCTCTGTGTCAAAATGAACTAATGACACAGAAATGAATAAACTATTGTTCATTCCCTAAGATAACTAAACTACCATTCAGAAACCCAGAAGAGTACAACTTCAAAATTATGCTTTGTTTGtgctttaaatatattttttaaaatacataattattTTCAAGAGAAATTAAAACTGTTTCATGACAATTACTCTCATCAAgctgtatatttttttatttttaccactACAACTTTTATTCATTAGAGAAAACAAACTTGCAATGCCCCTGTCCTGTTAATGACCTAACTATGTATTAGGGTTTGTTATTTGACCTCACTCTATATTTTCCATATGCTTAATCAATAACGTTGTCTTTCTGGTTACAGGGAAAAGAGACTGGCAAAGAAATACTATGATAAATTATTCAAAGAGTATTGTATAGCAGATCTGACTAGATACAAAGAGAACAAGGTACATTTTTAAATTCATAAATCTCTTTGGTTGCAAAATAGGTTCTTTATTCTATATATTGATAGAGGGCACTGCATTAagatccagtcctgcaaacactgccTATGCTGAATTCTGTGGGACTACTCATGATAAATGTCTGTaagattgggccctaaatttGTTCAGAATTAATTTTCTTAAGAAACTTAAGCAACAGAAAAATGCTTAAGATGCCTTCCCTGATTTTTTGGTTCATCTTTATCTCATCTTCCTACATATATGCCACATTCCTCAAGCGTTCCACCATCAGAAAATAATCTGAGTCTCCCTTGAACTCATTTatagttttcttttgttttctttaattatcATGCCCGGTACCTTATTCCATGTGTTTATTATACTTTGTGGGAAAAGTTTTTTCCCCAGTTTGCTAATTTTCTTAACGTTTTTGAATCtttgtctggtgtgaacaatattttttttccctgcttCACATATGACTTTTCTAAGCTCTGTTAGGTCACCTTGAATTCCCCTCTATTCTAAATGAGAATAAGTCCTGTTTCTTTAACTTTTCCTCATGATTATAAGCATTGGAAAATGTTTATCTTTTAGCATAGCTTTGACAGATTGTGTAATTTGTTTTCTCTTAAGCTATTTTATACACTTTCTTCAAACGCTATTCTCATACTAAGTGCCTCCTCCAAATCTTTATCAACTGTTGGCTTATCCATGTCCATTTCTGGTACAGAGGGAGTCCTATACGGATTTTTCTTTTGGAATGTAAAACTGGCCCTTTAAGGCACAGTCAGCTCCACCCTACTACCTCTGCAGCTACAGATTGGATTCAACTTTGTGCTGTCCTATTTGTTTTCCTCTGCACGTCCAAATATTGAGAATTTTATTGCCTTCTCTTTTCTGCAGCCCTCAACTACTGCAGACAGGCTCAGTAGAGCACTGGTTTCTTCATGTGATAGCCACCAGTTCTTCATGTGACTTTCCCCACAGAACTTTAGGTATCCTGCTAAACTTCTGCAGAGGATACTTTAGAGATGCACAACTTGCATTAGGTATCCCTGCCTACAACATTCTGTTTATGCCTGCCTTTAGACGGTTTGCACCATAGAATTTCCTCCTCAATTCCCAAATCATATTGCTCCTCATTCCAACAAAAAACAGGCTCTTTCATATGTTACATAATCTGCTTATCACAAGAACTGGCCCATCAACAAAGAACAACCTTAGGGGTGGGATAGGGGTTAGTCCTAGTATTTTATGATGATCAAGAAGACTGAGTGTTTCATCCTATTCTAGCTCTATCCCTCAGAATTCCTCCATGTAATATATCAGATTCAAGGTGGAGATGACTTTCTGTGCTGCATGGATGAAGAGGGGGCTTATCTCCATGTGCCTATTCATTTGTTGCATCACAAGAAAAGTCCCTCATCTAATTGATTCTTCTACAGAATTGTGTGGAAATTCCTCAAGCAGTGTCTTGTCAAGAAGAACCTCTCATCTTGGAAACCACACTCAGTCCTTTTAGCCAGTGGAATCATGATAGGTGGTAGTCTCAGGGCCCTACATCATGTCAAAGCATTTGGTTGAAGattgaagcacaaaaaataacatCTTCTTGAAGCTTCAGGCTGTGGGACTAGGCTTTCTATTGTTTCTTCCTTACATCATCATATTTGCAGTCCTGTTAGAAATAAACAGTCAAGCTCCAAGAGTCTGTAGATTAACAGGGAAGGACCAGAAGCCCTTCTCTTTGTCATTAGATCATAAAGATTCTGTCCAAAGTGGAAAGAGCTCGCCTATCGATATCAGATAGGTATATCCAGAACAGCTTCATGTCCACATAGACTGAGTGAGGCAGGAGACAGTTCTGGGCAAGAGGCAACTGAACAAGGTGGTGGTGCAGCAAGACTTTGTCAGATGTTGTCATGGCTGGGTCGTGGGCAGCCATActtagtggtcagagccagggtcCACAGTCATGGGATGGGAGTCAAGAATTGTTTTGGATCAGGATACCAGGAGATCAGAAGCATGAGACAAACTTGAGGGCAGAACCATGAATCTGTAACCGGAGTCAGCCCAGGTTAGGATACcaggggtcagaggcaggagacaaactggagatcagaaccatgGCTCGGGAGTCAGAATCGGGCTCGGTCAGGATACCGAAAGGTCAGAGGTAGGAGACAAACCAGATATTGGGACCACAAGTCAGATGCAAGAAGTCAAGTGGGTTGGGATGCCAGGAAGTCAAATCAGGGGAGCAGGAAGCACATGGTCCAGAGCAGGGTGGATCCCAGTTTTGTACAACAGGGATCCACTGCTGGGTTTAGATAAAAGTTGTGGACCAATCAGGACCCCTAGCAATCTGCCAATTAGGTTccaggactggagtcctctgtCGGGATTCAGCCCTTGGAATTTGTTAGCAGTCACTCGGTGGCAGGTTGCAGCTTACTAGCGCCTAAGAATCCTGTGGATTGGGGTTCAAGTCCTGCAGTCCCTAAGAGATGTAACTTCTTGCTTTCCACTTCAACCAACCAGACAcgtccccctccctgccccccagacaaACTCAGTTTGCTCCAGACACTAGGATTCCTACAACTGGAGGGGTGGGTGCTTTCTTTTTTGCATAGTCAGGACCTTGCATGTATGTCTTTCCTCCTCTACTCCTCCTGGGCATTGCCAGgaagatccagagggaccagaccAAAGTTATTTTCATAGCTGCCGCTAGGCCCAGAAGACCTTGGTTCACCAGCCTCTTTCACATATCTATCTATGATTTCTGGCTCTTTCCTCAGCCCAAAGTTCTTTTTATCAGGGCCAGGTCCTATACCTGAACCTCACCAGTCTCTGCCTAGAAGCCTGGAGGCTGACAAGTGACTCTACAATCCTTTGATTATTGCTCTCATATAGTCCATTTCCTAATGCTGTCAGGAGAGCACTCTGCATTTAAGTGTTACTTTCTTTGATGTTTGGCTAGGAATGTAACTCTTATTCAGACATTCTGTTCTGCCATCATAGTGTTTTTCTCAGATGGGTCCAAATgtctgcaatttttagccctcgCAGCCCAAGCTCCACTAGCCCGAGTCAGTAGACCTTGGCTCTGAGACTCAGCACTGTGGGTTTTCTATTGTAGTGTAGTGGAGTTTCAGCTTCATTCTTAAGGTTCTTTCAAGGCCATGTTTCAAGCCCCTGGGCCAGTTCTTGTACTTCCTGGCTGTGAAGGTGCTTACTCTTGTCACCATTACTTCAGCCCGGAGTGCTACTACATTTAGTTTTTCCATGAAAAGATTATCCTTAG
This genomic interval carries:
- the LOC140914895 gene encoding protein FRA10AC1 homolog isoform X5 → MVPAQLLLSQAVHGRGGYDSDFSDDESGEKSDQRNKRTSNEDALLIKPFQKVKQVKVADRQIAAEEWDREEARNRRFHLIAMDAYARHKKFVNDYILYYGGKKEDFQRSGASDKTDLDIVRENYRFLWKEEDAVDMNWEKRLAKKYYDKLFKEYCIADLTRYKENKFGFRWRHEKEVVSGKGQFSCGNKHCDEKEGLKSWEVNFGYTEYGEKRNALVKLRLCPQCSCKLNFHHRRREVKPNKKRGRTEQNTEDPKNQVSSDDSDDFDNDADDSEEHPSDADFWKGPLQETHEKSREEEFDEYFQDLFL